A region of Paenibacillus thiaminolyticus DNA encodes the following proteins:
- a CDS encoding DeoR/GlpR family DNA-binding transcription regulator produces MSNVKRHQQIMELLIQQGEVKVNELSEQLEVTGKTIRADLEALEAQGLLTRVHGGAVLKNMSDLGLLPVQAPNRRHLSEKAEIAEKAVRLIEPDDIIALDGGSTTLEMAKRLDHESLTVVTNDLFIIAELIRKPDIRLVVPGGYRNRNLLVSSEAVQLVRKLNIQKAFVSSTGIHTDNGLTIYTSELYDLKRAWIETAKHSYGVVDHTKFGKSALLTFASLSDMTAVITDGGLNEEAKATYIAAGVPDIL; encoded by the coding sequence ATGTCCAATGTAAAACGCCATCAACAAATTATGGAGCTTCTCATTCAGCAGGGTGAAGTCAAAGTGAACGAACTGAGCGAGCAGCTGGAAGTGACCGGCAAGACGATCCGCGCCGATCTCGAAGCGCTTGAAGCGCAAGGCCTGCTTACCCGCGTTCACGGCGGCGCCGTGTTGAAGAATATGTCCGATCTCGGGCTGCTGCCGGTGCAGGCGCCGAACCGCCGGCATCTGAGCGAGAAGGCCGAGATTGCAGAGAAAGCCGTACGCCTCATCGAGCCCGACGACATCATTGCGCTTGATGGCGGAAGCACGACGCTGGAAATGGCGAAACGTCTGGATCATGAATCGTTAACGGTCGTGACCAACGATTTGTTCATCATCGCCGAGCTGATCCGGAAGCCCGACATCCGCCTCGTCGTTCCCGGCGGGTACCGCAACCGCAATCTGCTCGTCAGCAGCGAGGCGGTGCAGTTGGTCCGCAAGCTTAATATCCAGAAAGCGTTCGTCTCTTCCACCGGAATTCATACCGATAACGGCCTGACGATCTACACGAGCGAGCTGTATGATCTGAAGCGCGCCTGGATCGAGACGGCCAAGCATTCCTACGGAGTCGTCGATCATACCAAGTTCGGCAAATCGGCGCTTCTGACCTTCGCCTCCTTATCGGACATGACCGCCGTCATCACCGACGGCGGCCTGAACGAGGAAGCGAAGGCGACCTATATAGCGGCAGGAGTCCCGGACATCTTGTGA
- the kduD gene encoding 2-dehydro-3-deoxy-D-gluconate 5-dehydrogenase KduD: protein MESIFDLRGRTAVVTGGGIGLGYGIAEGLARAGADLILVSHNVREEPLQKLQDLGIKAAFIQADLQDLNGIESVVAQCLEAAGGKVDILVNNSGIIRRTPAADHPLSDWHEVLQLNLHAVFYLCQSFGKLMIQRGSGKIINIASMLSFQGGINVPGYTAAKHGVAGITKALANEWAKHGVNVNAIAPGYMATDNTQQLRDDEKRSAEILGRIPAGRWGTPEDLAGPAVFLASSASDYVNGHILCVDGGWMNR from the coding sequence ATGGAATCCATCTTCGATTTACGGGGCCGCACCGCCGTCGTCACGGGCGGGGGCATCGGCCTCGGTTACGGCATCGCCGAGGGTCTGGCCCGTGCGGGCGCTGATCTGATTCTCGTCTCTCACAACGTTCGCGAGGAGCCGCTGCAGAAGCTGCAGGATCTCGGGATCAAGGCCGCCTTCATTCAGGCCGATCTGCAAGATCTGAACGGAATTGAAAGCGTTGTCGCACAATGCCTGGAGGCTGCCGGAGGCAAGGTCGATATCTTGGTGAACAATTCCGGCATTATCCGCCGGACGCCCGCAGCGGACCATCCGTTATCGGACTGGCATGAGGTGCTGCAATTAAATCTGCATGCCGTCTTCTATTTGTGCCAGTCCTTCGGCAAGCTGATGATTCAGCGCGGTTCCGGCAAAATCATCAACATCGCCTCAATGCTCTCCTTCCAGGGCGGCATCAATGTGCCCGGGTATACCGCAGCGAAGCATGGGGTCGCCGGCATCACGAAGGCGCTCGCGAATGAATGGGCGAAGCACGGCGTCAACGTCAACGCGATCGCTCCAGGTTATATGGCGACCGACAACACGCAGCAGCTCCGCGACGACGAGAAGCGCAGCGCGGAGATTCTGGGCCGGATTCCGGCTGGACGCTGGGGGACGCCGGAGGATTTGGCCGGTCCTGCCGTGTTCCTCGCCTCCTCCGCCTCGGATTACGTGAATGGTCATATTTTGTGCGTGGACGGCGGCTGGATGAACCGCTAA
- a CDS encoding glycoside hydrolase family 88 protein, with amino-acid sequence MKTLWAQAIDDAVSKTRANIGRFGERFPHVGRDGGAYLLNDNTDWTDGFWSGILWLCYEYTKDEAFGEAARRTVRSFDERLRRDIALDHHDIGFLYSLSSKAQWIIEQDPAARDLTIRAADKLLNRWREKGRYIQAWGPKGDPNNGGRIIIDCLMNLPLLFWATEMTGDNRYAEVARIHAELSRRYLVRGDDSSYHTFHFEPESGQPIGGSTHQGFTNGSTWTRGQAWGIYGFALAYRYTHDDHFLETSRRMARYFLERLPEDHVVYWDFDVTAEDSTPRDSSASAITAAGLQELLAHLPADHPERAWLESGLEKMMEALVRRYSTMQLPEEDGLLRRGSYAVRLGHSPDDYVIWGDYYYLEALMRLERGVPGYWYNRA; translated from the coding sequence ATGAAAACGCTATGGGCGCAAGCCATTGATGACGCGGTATCGAAGACGAGAGCCAATATCGGGCGCTTCGGGGAGCGGTTCCCCCATGTCGGCCGGGATGGGGGAGCATATCTTTTGAACGATAATACGGACTGGACCGACGGCTTCTGGAGCGGCATCTTGTGGCTCTGCTATGAGTATACGAAGGATGAGGCCTTCGGCGAGGCGGCCCGCCGAACGGTGCGAAGCTTCGATGAGCGGCTGCGGCGGGATATTGCACTTGATCATCACGACATCGGATTTCTGTATTCGCTCTCTTCCAAGGCGCAGTGGATTATCGAGCAGGATCCGGCGGCGCGTGACTTGACTATCCGTGCGGCGGATAAGCTCTTGAACCGCTGGCGAGAGAAGGGACGCTATATTCAGGCGTGGGGTCCGAAGGGCGATCCGAACAACGGCGGCCGCATCATCATCGACTGTCTGATGAATCTGCCGCTCCTGTTCTGGGCGACGGAAATGACCGGAGACAACCGTTATGCCGAAGTGGCGCGCATTCATGCCGAGCTAAGCAGACGCTATCTCGTGCGCGGCGATGATTCCTCGTACCATACGTTTCATTTCGAGCCCGAGAGCGGCCAGCCAATCGGCGGGTCGACGCATCAAGGGTTCACGAACGGATCGACCTGGACGCGCGGCCAGGCCTGGGGCATATACGGCTTCGCCCTCGCCTACCGCTACACGCACGACGATCATTTCCTGGAGACATCCCGGCGCATGGCCCGCTACTTCCTGGAACGGCTGCCGGAGGATCATGTCGTCTACTGGGATTTCGATGTGACGGCAGAAGACTCGACCCCAAGGGACAGCTCCGCCTCCGCGATTACCGCCGCCGGGCTGCAGGAGCTGCTGGCGCATCTGCCGGCCGATCACCCGGAGCGCGCCTGGCTGGAGAGCGGCCTGGAGAAGATGATGGAAGCGCTCGTCCGCCGCTACTCGACGATGCAGCTCCCGGAGGAAGACGGCTTGCTCCGGCGCGGCTCCTATGCCGTGCGGCTCGGCCACAGCCCGGACGACTATGTCATCTGGGGCGATTATTATTACTTGGAGGCCTTGATGCGCCTCGAACGCGGCGTGCCCGGCTACTGGTATAACCGCGCCTGA
- a CDS encoding AraC family transcriptional regulator, which translates to MAETAHITINEYPSRGELTILFSGQAKTEPHHRIGPTVHEYYLVHSILSGKGTFVIRGQEYQLRSGDSFFIFPGEMVRYESDGEEPWQYSWVGFRGQEADRILAEIGVGPHVPVLQGYRHHRLNALLRNVTKALHRGGHAGDMEAEGYFRLILSEYARAAGASLRSGKEDTRTDIERQVEQAARWLTLQHDKSISIDELAQKLGYHRTYLSKMFRKQMGESPMQFLLRIRMERARTLLLTTKLTMEQIAASVGYEDALYFSKLYKKWYKRSPTAHRAEMQRNQVTECAYR; encoded by the coding sequence ATGGCGGAGACAGCGCATATCACGATTAACGAGTACCCGTCTCGCGGGGAATTGACGATTCTTTTCAGCGGGCAGGCGAAGACCGAGCCCCATCACCGCATCGGTCCCACGGTGCATGAATACTATTTGGTGCACAGTATTTTGTCCGGGAAGGGCACCTTCGTCATTCGCGGGCAGGAGTACCAGCTTCGCAGCGGCGACAGCTTCTTTATTTTTCCGGGGGAAATGGTGCGGTATGAATCGGATGGCGAGGAACCGTGGCAATATAGCTGGGTCGGATTTCGCGGACAAGAGGCAGACCGGATTCTGGCTGAGATCGGGGTCGGGCCGCATGTGCCTGTCTTGCAGGGCTACCGCCACCATCGCTTGAACGCGCTGCTTCGCAATGTAACGAAAGCGCTTCACCGCGGCGGCCATGCGGGGGATATGGAGGCGGAGGGGTATTTTCGCCTGATCCTGTCTGAATATGCGCGGGCCGCAGGCGCCTCGCTGCGTTCCGGGAAGGAAGACACCCGAACCGATATCGAACGGCAGGTGGAACAGGCAGCCCGATGGCTGACGCTGCAGCATGACAAATCGATATCGATCGACGAGCTGGCGCAAAAGCTCGGCTACCACCGGACCTATTTATCGAAAATGTTCCGCAAGCAGATGGGGGAATCCCCGATGCAATTTCTGCTGCGCATCCGGATGGAGCGGGCGCGGACGCTGTTGCTGACGACGAAGCTGACGATGGAGCAGATTGCCGCTTCCGTCGGCTATGAGGATGCCTTGTATTTTTCGAAGCTGTATAAAAAATGGTACAAGCGCTCCCCAACCGCCCACCGTGCGGAAATGCAAAGGAACCAGGTCACCGAATGCGCTTATCGGTAA
- a CDS encoding alpha-glucosidase/alpha-galactosidase, with translation MGKITFLGAGSTVFAKNVLGDCMLTPALQSFELALFDIDHERLRDSERMLNNLVTSLGSKCRVVAYHDRKEALRGAKYVVNAIQVGGYDPCTITDFEIPKKYGLRQTIADTVGIGGIFRNLRTIPVMLDFARDMQEVCPDAWFLNYTNPMAVLTNVMITHGGVKTVGLCHSVQVCMPWLFDHLGMDSTGVQAKIAGINHMAWLLEVTKDGQDLYPEIKRRAAEKQKEKHHDMVRYELMFKFGYYVTESSEHNAEYHPYFIKRAYPELIDKLNIPLDEYPRRCVNQIANWKEMRDKLVNDTRLEHARSHEYASYIFEAMETGVPFKIGGNVMNTGLIPNLPAEACVEVPCLVDRSGVTPTYVGNLPPQLAALNRTNINTQLLTIEAAITGKKEHIYHAAMLDPHTSAELSLDDIVALCDDMIEAHGSWLPAFR, from the coding sequence ATGGGTAAAATTACGTTTCTCGGTGCCGGAAGCACGGTATTCGCCAAAAATGTGTTAGGCGACTGCATGCTGACGCCTGCGCTGCAATCGTTCGAGCTGGCCTTGTTCGACATCGATCACGAACGCCTCCGGGATTCCGAGCGGATGTTGAATAATCTGGTCACATCGCTCGGGAGCAAGTGCCGGGTCGTCGCTTATCACGACCGTAAGGAGGCGCTTCGGGGCGCCAAGTATGTCGTCAACGCGATTCAAGTCGGCGGGTATGATCCATGTACAATTACCGATTTCGAGATTCCGAAAAAATACGGCTTGCGCCAAACGATCGCCGATACGGTCGGCATCGGCGGAATTTTCCGCAATCTGCGCACCATCCCGGTCATGCTCGACTTCGCAAGAGACATGCAGGAGGTCTGTCCGGATGCTTGGTTCCTCAATTATACGAATCCGATGGCGGTATTGACTAACGTTATGATTACGCATGGCGGCGTGAAGACGGTTGGCCTGTGCCACAGCGTGCAGGTATGCATGCCCTGGCTGTTCGACCATCTCGGCATGGATTCTACGGGGGTACAGGCGAAAATCGCCGGCATCAACCATATGGCCTGGCTATTGGAAGTGACGAAGGACGGTCAAGATCTGTATCCGGAGATTAAGCGCCGGGCGGCGGAGAAGCAGAAGGAAAAGCATCATGATATGGTACGCTACGAGCTGATGTTCAAGTTCGGCTATTATGTCACCGAGTCATCCGAGCATAATGCCGAATATCATCCGTATTTCATCAAGCGGGCCTATCCGGAATTGATCGACAAGCTGAACATTCCGCTGGATGAATACCCGCGCCGCTGCGTGAATCAGATCGCCAACTGGAAGGAGATGCGCGACAAGTTGGTGAACGATACGAGGCTAGAGCATGCCCGTTCGCATGAATATGCTTCCTATATCTTCGAAGCAATGGAGACGGGGGTGCCGTTCAAGATTGGCGGCAACGTCATGAATACGGGACTGATTCCGAATCTTCCGGCGGAAGCCTGTGTCGAGGTGCCTTGTCTCGTCGATCGCAGCGGCGTGACGCCAACCTATGTCGGCAATCTGCCGCCGCAGTTGGCCGCGCTGAACCGGACCAATATCAACACGCAGCTCCTGACGATTGAAGCGGCTATCACTGGCAAGAAGGAGCATATTTATCATGCTGCGATGCTCGATCCGCATACATCCGCTGAGCTCAGCCTCGACGATATCGTAGCGCTATGCGACGATATGATTGAAGCGCATGGCAGCTGGCTGCCAGCGTTCCGCTAA
- a CDS encoding YeiH family protein produces the protein MSQGEGLGASKARKQRNRLGFALGIGLTLVIALAAKYLAGLPFLSIMGQLVIAILIGILWRATIGVPDQIVAGTNFSSKKLLRLGIILLGMRLNLMDIVQAGPKVFLIAVIVIIFAISVVYGLARLFKVEKRLGILTACGTAICGAAAVVAISPQIKAKDEETAIGAAMVAILGTIFTLLYTFLYPVLGLTQNGYGIFAGATLHEIAHVIAAAAPGGDGAVDMAVIVKLTRVALLVPVAILIGIWANRAEQREKGNSTKLSWRTIPIPWFILGFLIVSGINSLGIISADIASGIVTLAYMLIAMAMAGLGLNVDLVAFRRLGLTSFAAGLIGSVLLSGLGFALVHLLGLA, from the coding sequence ATGAGTCAGGGAGAAGGACTTGGCGCAAGTAAGGCCCGCAAGCAGCGGAACAGACTTGGATTTGCGCTTGGAATCGGGTTGACGCTTGTCATCGCGCTGGCTGCCAAGTATTTAGCCGGGCTTCCGTTCCTTAGCATTATGGGTCAGCTTGTTATCGCTATCTTGATCGGCATTCTGTGGCGTGCCACGATCGGCGTGCCCGATCAGATTGTGGCGGGCACGAACTTTTCAAGCAAGAAGCTGCTTCGGCTCGGGATTATCCTGCTCGGGATGAGACTGAATCTGATGGATATTGTCCAGGCGGGGCCAAAAGTATTTCTGATTGCGGTCATTGTCATTATATTCGCCATTAGTGTCGTCTATGGATTGGCAAGGCTGTTCAAGGTCGAGAAGCGGCTTGGCATTCTGACGGCATGCGGCACGGCCATTTGCGGGGCGGCTGCAGTTGTCGCGATTTCGCCGCAGATTAAGGCCAAGGACGAGGAGACGGCCATTGGCGCGGCCATGGTCGCGATATTGGGCACGATCTTTACGCTTTTATATACCTTTTTGTATCCGGTGCTCGGGCTGACGCAGAATGGGTACGGCATCTTCGCGGGCGCAACGCTGCATGAGATTGCGCATGTCATTGCGGCCGCAGCGCCTGGAGGCGACGGCGCGGTCGATATGGCAGTCATCGTGAAGCTAACCCGGGTGGCGCTTCTCGTTCCGGTAGCGATCCTCATCGGCATCTGGGCGAATCGGGCCGAGCAGCGGGAGAAGGGGAACAGCACGAAGCTGTCCTGGCGCACGATACCGATTCCTTGGTTCATCCTTGGCTTCCTGATCGTGAGCGGCATCAATTCATTGGGCATCATCTCGGCCGATATCGCTTCCGGCATTGTGACGCTGGCTTATATGCTGATCGCGATGGCGATGGCCGGTCTTGGCCTGAACGTCGATCTGGTCGCATTCCGCCGGCTTGGCCTGACCTCGTTCGCGGCTGGGCTTATCGGTTCGGTGCTGCTGTCGGGTCTCGGCTTCGCCCTGGTCCATCTGCTCGGGCTGGCCTAA
- a CDS encoding LysR family transcriptional regulator codes for MIVDTLKVYVTVVEQCNFSRAAKLLNLSQPGVSMHIRNLENEFGIKLIHRSPRHVKTTDAGHILYQRAKQMLALYDNAKEEIHLLRDEVTGSLKVGASFTIGEYILPRLIADFARQYPQVDIQVMIANTEEIAQAVRANELDIGLVEGKVDYADILVDHPFMEDEMILVAPPDHELTALLKLEASMLQDQIWILRESGSGTRSYSEQFIRDLGVEPKRTYVFNSSQGVKEAVLAGLGIALLSRWVIHKELEAGELRRIHVKGGRVIRPFFILQDTKAASTMAMKMLIQQVRQLS; via the coding sequence ATGATTGTCGACACGTTGAAAGTTTATGTAACCGTTGTGGAGCAGTGCAATTTTTCCAGAGCCGCCAAACTACTCAATCTGTCCCAGCCGGGCGTAAGCATGCATATCCGGAACCTGGAGAACGAATTCGGCATCAAGCTGATTCATCGCTCTCCCCGGCATGTGAAGACGACGGACGCCGGACATATCCTATACCAGCGGGCCAAGCAAATGCTTGCTCTGTATGATAACGCCAAGGAAGAAATCCATCTGTTGCGGGATGAAGTGACCGGTTCGCTGAAGGTGGGAGCCAGCTTCACGATCGGGGAGTATATTTTGCCGCGGCTGATCGCGGATTTTGCCCGTCAATATCCGCAGGTCGATATCCAGGTGATGATTGCCAACACGGAAGAAATCGCGCAAGCCGTGCGGGCGAATGAGCTCGATATCGGGCTCGTCGAAGGCAAGGTCGATTATGCCGATATTTTGGTGGATCATCCGTTCATGGAGGACGAGATGATTCTCGTCGCCCCCCCGGATCACGAGCTGACGGCGCTGCTGAAGCTGGAGGCGTCCATGCTTCAGGATCAAATTTGGATTCTGCGCGAGAGCGGTTCGGGAACCCGCTCCTACAGCGAGCAATTTATTCGCGATCTCGGCGTGGAGCCGAAGCGCACCTATGTGTTCAACAGCAGCCAAGGGGTAAAGGAGGCCGTTCTCGCCGGTCTTGGCATCGCTCTGCTCTCCCGTTGGGTCATTCATAAGGAATTGGAAGCAGGCGAACTGCGCCGCATTCATGTTAAGGGAGGCCGCGTCATTCGCCCGTTCTTCATCCTGCAGGATACGAAGGCAGCGTCGACCATGGCTATGAAAATGCTGATTCAGCAGGTTCGGCAGCTGTCCTGA
- a CDS encoding TerC family protein codes for MELFSIEFWTALLSIVVIDLVLAGDNAIVIGLAARNVPKQDQKKVIILGTGGAIVIRAIATLLVVYLLMVPGLQLFGGLLLLWIAVKLMIEEKEHNIKAGSSIGAAVGTIIVADAAMGLDNVLAVAGAAKGHPFLVVLGLMISLPIVVWGSTIVLKFIERYPVIIVLGSAVLAWTASKMLVAEKFVAPYFTNPFIKYGFEAIVVLGVVAAGLIIKRNRAQRAQEADDHPEFHHHRAQGE; via the coding sequence GTGGAACTATTCTCAATTGAATTCTGGACGGCATTGTTGTCGATCGTAGTCATCGACCTCGTGCTGGCAGGGGACAATGCCATCGTTATTGGCCTTGCCGCACGCAATGTTCCGAAGCAGGATCAGAAAAAAGTAATTATTTTGGGGACTGGCGGAGCGATTGTGATTCGGGCGATCGCCACCTTGCTGGTCGTCTACCTGCTGATGGTTCCCGGACTTCAATTGTTCGGCGGTCTTCTTCTGCTCTGGATAGCAGTGAAGCTGATGATTGAAGAGAAGGAGCATAACATTAAGGCCGGCAGCAGCATCGGGGCGGCCGTTGGCACCATCATCGTCGCTGACGCGGCTATGGGGCTCGATAATGTGCTGGCTGTGGCGGGCGCCGCCAAGGGACATCCGTTCCTGGTCGTTCTCGGATTGATGATCTCGCTTCCGATTGTTGTCTGGGGAAGTACGATTGTACTTAAATTTATCGAGCGTTATCCGGTTATTATCGTACTGGGCTCCGCCGTGCTGGCTTGGACCGCCTCGAAAATGCTCGTGGCTGAAAAATTTGTCGCCCCGTACTTCACCAATCCGTTCATCAAATACGGATTCGAGGCGATCGTCGTGCTGGGTGTCGTCGCTGCAGGGCTTATCATAAAGCGGAATCGGGCGCAGCGAGCACAGGAAGCGGACGATCATCCGGAATTCCATCATCACCGTGCCCAGGGCGAGTAA
- the msrB gene encoding peptide-methionine (R)-S-oxide reductase MsrB → MSDHTQPSLEKATFAGGCFWCMVTPFEELPGIRSIVSGYTGGHTEDPTYEEVCTDRTGHAEAVQITFDPAVFPYKKLLELFWQQIDPTDPGGQFYDRGSSYRTAIFYHNEKQREEAEQSKRELERSGRFDKPLATEIVPASAFYPAEEHHQDYHRKQPAHYKRYRTGSGRDAFIAKHWSVSEQDKARLKEELTPMQFHVTQNNGTEPPFQNEFWNHTGDGIYVDIVSGEPLFSSSDKYDAGCGWPSFTRPLRSYHIEEKLDLSHGMVRTEVRSRYGDSHLGHVFDDGPGPNGLRYCINSAALRFIPKEKLEEEGYGEYADLFAD, encoded by the coding sequence ATGAGCGACCATACTCAACCTTCTCTGGAAAAAGCGACATTCGCAGGCGGCTGCTTCTGGTGCATGGTGACTCCGTTCGAGGAGCTGCCCGGGATCCGCTCGATCGTCTCCGGATATACCGGCGGCCATACGGAAGATCCGACCTATGAAGAAGTGTGCACCGACCGGACCGGCCATGCGGAGGCCGTGCAGATTACGTTCGATCCCGCCGTATTTCCTTATAAGAAGCTGCTGGAGCTGTTCTGGCAGCAGATCGATCCGACCGATCCGGGCGGACAATTCTACGATCGGGGCTCCTCATACCGGACTGCGATCTTCTACCATAACGAGAAGCAGCGGGAGGAAGCGGAGCAATCCAAGCGAGAGCTGGAGCGCAGCGGCCGCTTCGACAAGCCGCTCGCAACCGAGATTGTCCCGGCGTCCGCCTTCTACCCTGCTGAGGAGCACCACCAGGACTATCATCGGAAGCAGCCGGCCCATTACAAGCGGTACCGTACGGGCTCCGGGCGCGATGCCTTCATCGCCAAGCATTGGAGCGTAAGCGAGCAGGACAAGGCCCGGCTGAAGGAAGAGCTCACCCCGATGCAGTTCCATGTCACACAAAATAATGGAACAGAGCCCCCGTTCCAGAACGAATTCTGGAATCATACGGGAGACGGCATCTATGTCGACATCGTCTCGGGCGAACCTCTGTTCAGCTCGAGCGACAAATATGATGCAGGGTGCGGATGGCCAAGCTTCACGAGACCGCTTCGCTCTTATCATATCGAAGAGAAGCTTGACCTCTCCCACGGCATGGTCCGCACCGAAGTGCGCAGCCGCTACGGCGACTCTCATCTCGGGCATGTGTTCGACGACGGTCCCGGCCCGAACGGACTGCGCTACTGCATCAATTCCGCCGCCCTGCGCTTCATTCCGAAGGAGAAGCTGGAAGAGGAAGGCTATGGCGAATATGCCGACTTATTTGCCGATTGA
- a CDS encoding DUF4261 domain-containing protein, with product MTNKGETRNEEAMNGLGEQHEQDDQQEYDDQQEYDDQQEHDEQDGQDDQHGQDEQHEQHDQDELDQSGFADVYAIQVLYKDKPELDREMLYGKMQQYTGEIHCAEDEEGTGEPEESLAVWESNESEVTEAGGIMHFFHLNHMIEYQEGALPAQTCILTSDKPVEEAAFETALQQAWHWPEAREAVAGCRHSLLLTDFCARGLEYKQRLQLIGGALRALLETAPCEAIYFQASDKIVHPQAYAAALEAGQHLYGAMNLRFYHVHGRDEMIMDTCGLAALGLPDVQCHFRGMEANEVASWVSDIGYYLHDHGDIIQDGETVGSEEIRWQCEHQLALAGPMRYVLDLNPGPEHYAGIQHHGREQRPE from the coding sequence ATGACAAACAAGGGAGAGACTCGGAACGAAGAAGCAATGAATGGGCTTGGAGAGCAACATGAACAAGATGATCAACAAGAGTACGATGATCAACAAGAGTACGATGATCAACAAGAGCACGATGAGCAAGATGGGCAAGATGATCAACATGGGCAGGATGAACAACATGAGCAACATGATCAAGATGAGCTAGATCAATCCGGATTTGCCGATGTTTACGCCATTCAAGTGCTGTACAAGGATAAGCCAGAGCTGGACCGGGAGATGCTGTACGGCAAAATGCAGCAGTATACTGGAGAGATTCACTGCGCGGAGGACGAGGAAGGAACTGGGGAGCCGGAGGAGTCGCTGGCAGTATGGGAGTCTAATGAGAGCGAAGTTACGGAAGCAGGCGGCATCATGCACTTCTTCCATCTGAATCACATGATTGAGTATCAGGAGGGAGCGCTGCCGGCACAGACATGTATCTTGACTTCGGATAAGCCGGTGGAGGAGGCAGCCTTCGAGACGGCGCTGCAGCAAGCCTGGCATTGGCCGGAAGCGAGAGAAGCCGTTGCCGGCTGCCGCCACTCCCTGCTGCTGACCGATTTCTGCGCGCGCGGCCTGGAGTATAAGCAGCGGCTGCAGCTCATTGGCGGTGCGCTTCGGGCTTTGCTGGAGACGGCGCCTTGTGAAGCGATCTATTTCCAGGCCAGCGACAAGATCGTTCATCCCCAAGCCTATGCGGCCGCTCTCGAAGCCGGCCAGCACTTATACGGGGCGATGAATCTCCGCTTCTATCACGTGCATGGCAGAGACGAGATGATTATGGATACCTGCGGCCTGGCGGCGCTCGGCTTGCCCGATGTCCAGTGTCATTTTAGGGGGATGGAGGCGAATGAAGTGGCCTCGTGGGTTAGCGATATCGGGTACTATTTGCACGATCACGGGGATATTATCCAAGACGGCGAGACGGTTGGCTCGGAGGAGATTCGCTGGCAGTGCGAGCATCAGCTTGCTTTGGCGGGGCCGATGCGGTATGTGCTTGATCTGAACCCCGGCCCGGAGCACTATGCGGGCATCCAGCATCATGGCCGGGAGCAACGTCCGGAATAG
- a CDS encoding Gfo/Idh/MocA family protein produces the protein MTTWKVVVAGCGQMANTWIEYAREREDTEIVGLVDIWPEAALQMADRHGLSCGLYSDLREAIRRSGANLVFDVTTPDAHRATSGTALEMGCHVIAEKPMASSLTAAIELAELSRKTGLSLSIMQNRRYLRRIRAFRDLVQSGVIGPMGFVGADFFLAPRFGGFREQMASPLILDMAIHTFDQARFITGADPVSVTCHEWNLPGSWYKGHASAVCTFEMSDGSLFNYRGSWSAQGFPTSWEAAWRVAGSRGTAIWDGEDRIEAESFNDAGEAMRTEASMDWSGREGHAGCLDDIFAAMAEGRPAETCAADNVKSMAMVFGAMESSRRQATVRMAPLLQEYASYREL, from the coding sequence ATGACAACATGGAAGGTCGTTGTGGCCGGATGCGGCCAAATGGCCAATACGTGGATCGAGTATGCCAGGGAGCGCGAGGATACGGAGATCGTCGGCCTCGTCGATATTTGGCCGGAAGCCGCCTTGCAGATGGCGGACAGGCACGGCCTATCGTGCGGGTTGTATTCGGATCTGCGGGAAGCGATCCGGCGCAGCGGGGCCAATCTCGTGTTCGACGTGACAACGCCGGATGCGCATCGCGCAACCTCGGGAACGGCATTGGAGATGGGCTGTCATGTGATAGCGGAAAAGCCGATGGCATCCAGCCTCACCGCGGCGATAGAGTTAGCCGAGCTGTCTCGGAAGACAGGGTTGTCCCTGTCTATAATGCAGAACCGCCGTTACTTGCGCCGGATTCGGGCGTTCCGCGACCTGGTGCAGTCGGGCGTCATCGGCCCGATGGGCTTCGTCGGGGCGGATTTCTTCCTGGCGCCCCGGTTCGGAGGCTTCCGGGAGCAGATGGCGAGTCCGCTGATTCTGGACATGGCCATCCATACGTTCGATCAAGCGCGCTTCATCACCGGGGCCGATCCGGTATCCGTTACCTGTCATGAGTGGAATCTTCCCGGCTCCTGGTATAAAGGTCATGCCAGCGCTGTCTGCACCTTCGAGATGAGTGACGGGTCCTTGTTCAACTACCGCGGCTCCTGGAGCGCCCAAGGATTCCCGACGTCATGGGAGGCGGCTTGGCGAGTTGCGGGAAGCCGGGGCACCGCGATATGGGACGGCGAAGACCGGATCGAAGCCGAATCGTTCAATGATGCCGGGGAAGCAATGCGGACGGAGGCATCGATGGATTGGAGCGGCCGGGAGGGGCATGCCGGCTGCCTCGATGATATCTTCGCTGCGATGGCCGAAGGCCGGCCGGCAGAGACTTGCGCCGCCGACAACGTGAAGAGCATGGCGATGGTGTTCGGCGCCATGGAAAGCTCCCGCCGGCAAGCGACGGTGCGGATGGCCCCGCTGCTCCAGGAATACGCTTCCTATCGGGAACTGTAA